The Streptomyces cyaneogriseus subsp. noncyanogenus region GCACCATGGCTGAGGCACAGAAGGCGGCGCAGCGGATCGTGGAGGGCGTCCTGAAGGACGCCGAGCTGGAGTGGGAGAGCCCCGAGCCCGGCAATTACGTCGTGAAGCTCCCGGGCACCCGCAAGCTGTCGACGACCGTCTCCCTCCTCCTCGGCCGTCACTCCCTCTCCCTCAACGCCTTCGTCGTCCGCCACCCCGACGAGAACGAGGCCGGCGTCCACCGCTGGCTGCTGGAGCGCAACCTCAAGCTGTACGGCGTGAGTTACGCCGTCGACCGGCACGGCGACGTCTACGTCACCGCCCGCCTGCCGCTCGCCTCGGTCACCCCCGAGGAGATCGACCGCCTCCTCGGCCAGGTGCTGGAGGCCGCCGACGGCGCGTTCAACACCCTCCTGGAGATGGGCTTCGCGACCGCGATCCGCAAGGAGTACGCGTGGCGGGTGGCGCGCGGGGAGTCGACGCGCAACCTGGAGGCGTTCCGCCACCTGACCGAGCGCCCCGCCGACTGAGCCGTGCCGCCCGGCCGACCGGATCCGGGCCGCCCGGCCGAGCGAGCCGTGCCGCCCGAGCGAGCCGTGCCGCCCGGCCGGGGGGCCCGTCGCACCGGCCGCCCGGCCCCGTACGTACGGGGCGCGCGCCGCGGCCGTCAGCGGGTGGCGCCGGCCCGGTACCGCCCCGGCGGCACGCCCACCAGCCGCTTGAAGTGCCGGGTCAGATGGGCCTGGTCGTAGAAGCCGGTGGCGGCGGCCACCTCGG contains the following coding sequences:
- a CDS encoding YbjN domain-containing protein, giving the protein MAEAQKAAQRIVEGVLKDAELEWESPEPGNYVVKLPGTRKLSTTVSLLLGRHSLSLNAFVVRHPDENEAGVHRWLLERNLKLYGVSYAVDRHGDVYVTARLPLASVTPEEIDRLLGQVLEAADGAFNTLLEMGFATAIRKEYAWRVARGESTRNLEAFRHLTERPAD